Below is a genomic region from Mycolicibacter hiberniae.
GGCGGGGTCGAGCGCGCCGCTGCGCGCCGAATTGCGCACCAGCGAAGCCAACTCACGCGCGGAACGCGCCGACGCCAGCCGGTCGGCGGGTTCGATCCCCAACCGCCGCAGGATGCGGTTCGCGGTCCCGTTGGTCACTTTGATCGCGATCGCGAACACCCGGGAGAACAACAGCTGGGGACCGGCCGTCGCCCGGGCGGTCTGCAGCGGTCGCGCCACCGCCAGGTTCTTGGGCACCAGCTCGCCGAAGACCATGGACACCGACGTCGCGATCACCAGGGCCGCGACCAGCGCGACGCCCGACGCCGTCCGGTCGGACAGCCCCACCGCCGTCAGCGGGGGGCGCAGCCACCGGGCCAGCACCGGTTCGGCCAGGTAGCCCATGGCCAGCGTGGTGATCGAGATGCCCAACTGCGCACCGGACAACTGGAAGGACAACGTGCGGTGGGCGTCTTGGATGTAGGCGTCGCGGCGGCCACCACGCGCGGCGTTGGCGTCCACCACGCTGCGTTCCAGGGTGGTCAGGGAGAACTCGGCGGCCACGAACACCGCGGTGCCCAGGGTCAGGACCGCGAACGCCAGCAGGCTGGCCAGTGTGACGGCGAGGCTCACGGCGGCGTCCCCGCGCCGTCGCCGCCGCGCGCGCCGTGCGGTGCGCGGCAGCCTAGGTGTGTGCCCGGGCCCATCGGTCTCACCAGCCGAACGGTAGCGGATGGCCCTCGGCGAAGCCCGCTGCCGACTGCACGCCGAGCACCACCCGCTCGTGGAGCTCGGCGAGATTGGCGGCCCCGACGTAGGTGCAGGTGCTGCGCAGGCCGGAGGTGATGTGGTCCAGCAGATCCTCGACGCCGCCGCGCTCGGGGTCCACCGCCATGCGCGATGTCGAAATGCCCTCCTCGAACAGTGCTTTGCGGGCGCGGTCGAACGCACTGTCGGCAACGGTGCGCGCGGCGACCGCCCGCTTGGACGCCATTCCGTAGCTTTCCTTGTAGGGCATGCCGTCGCGATCGAACATCAGCTCGCCGGGGGATTCGTAGGTGCCGGCGAACCAGGAACCGATCATCACGTTCGACGCGCCCGCGGCCAGGGCCAGCGCGACGTCGCGGGGATGGCGAACGCCGCCGTCGGCCCACACATGGGCACCGAGTTCGCTTGCTGCGGCGGCGCATTCGACGACAGCCGAGAACTGGGGGCGGCCCACGCCGGTCATCATGCGGGTGGTGCACATGGCGCCGGGACCGACGCCGACCTTGACGATGTCGGCTCCGGCGGCGATCAGGTCGCGGGTGCCCTGCGCCGACACCACGTTGCCGGCCACCAGTGGCACCGCCGGCTTGAGGGCCGCGACGGCGCGGATGGCCTGCATCGCCTTCTCCTGATGGCCGTGGGCGGTGTCGATGACCAGCAGATCCACCCCGGCCGACAGCAGCGCGGCGGCTCGGGCGGCGACGTCGCCGGTGATGCCGACCGCCGCGGCGACGCGCAACCGACCGGCCGCGTCGGTGGCGGGGGTGTAGATCCCGGTCCTGATCGCCCCGGTGCGGGTCACCACGCCGGCCAGGGTGCCGTCGGCACGGGTCAGGACCGCCACGCCGACCGGCGCGTGCTCCAACAGGTCGAACACCGTGCGGGCATCGGTGCCGACCGGTGTCTCGACCAGATCGGACACCGCGACGTCGCGAACCCGGGTGAAGCGATCCACCCCCTCGCAGCACGCCTTGGTGACCAAGCCGGTCGGCCGGCCGTCGACCACCACCACCGCGACGCCATGGGCGCGTTTGGGGATCAACGCCATCGCGTTGGCCACCGAGTCGTCGGGGGACAGCACCACCGGGGTGTCGGCGACCAGGTCGCGGCTTTTCACGAAAGCCACGGTGTGGCCGGCGGCGTCGAGCGGCAGATCCTGCGGCAGCACCACGATCCCGCCCCGCCGGGCCACCGTCTCGGCCATCCGCCGCCCCGCCACCGCGGTCATGTTGGCCACCACCACCGGGATGGTGGTGCCCGAACCGTCACGGGTGGACAGGTCCACGTCGAGGCGTGAATCGACCGACGAGCGGTTGGGGACGATGAAGACGTCGTTGAAGGTCAGGTCGTGGGACGGGTCGTATCCACTGGCAAACCTCATCGGGTTGCCACCACCGGATTATCGGGTTCCGACGAGCCCATCTGTTCGCCTCCACACGTCGTGCGCCGGACTCCGGCACCCGCCGGGCCACAGCGTATCGGTCCGGTCAGCCACGCTACCGCCAGCGCGAGCACGCGCACCACCTGACGGTCGGCGAACGCGTCCGGCGCGTCGCTCGCCGATCTGCGGGTGCCGGTCCGGCAGGTATCGCAGAATGACCGCGATGAGGAATACGGCGTTGCCCGCCGGTGTGCGGGAGTGGCAGGACGGCGGCCGCTGGATGACCGGTGCCGCGGGGCGGGTGTTTGTCCGGTCAGGGGAGGGGGACGGGCCGACCGTGCTACTGCTGCATGGTTTTCCGTCCAGCTCGTATGACTACCGCGCGATGGTGCAGCGGCTGGCCGGCCGGTCCTGGCTGACCATGGACTTCCTCGGGTTCGGGCTGTCGGACAAGCCGCGACCGCACCGCTACAGCCTGTTCGAACAGGCCGACCTGGTGGAGCAGGTGGTGGCATCGAACACCACCGGTCCGGTGGTGCTGCTCGGTCACGACATGGGCACCTCGGTGACCACCGAACTGCTGGCCCGCGACATCGACGGGACGCTGAGCTTCGATCTGCGTCGCGCGGTGTTGGCCAACGGCAGTGTGATCCTGGAGCGGGCCAGCTTGCGGCCGAGCCAGAGGCTGCTGCGCAGCCCCATCGGGGCCATCGCGGCCCTGCTGCCCAATCAGCGCGGCTTCGTCCGCGGCTTCGGCCGGTTGTTCAGCCCGGACCATCCGCTGAGTGCGGAGGAAGGCGCCGCGCAGTGGGCGCTGTTGGCGCACAACGGCGGAAACCGGATCATGCACCTGCTCTCGGCCTATCTCAACGAACGGGTGCGCTACGCGCAGCGCTGGCATGGCGCGGTGCGGGACTGGCCCAAACCGCTGGGCTTCGTGTGGGGCCTGCGCGACCCGGTCGCGACCACCAACGTGCTGGACGGGCTGCGCGAGCTACGCCCCGCCGCCGAGGTCGTCGAGTTGCCCGGGCTGGGCCACTATCCGCAGATCGAGGACCCGCAGGCCTTCACCGAGGCGGTACTGCGGCTGCTGGTTCAGCCCGCCTAGACCGGCACTTCACTGCGGTCGCCGCTCCACAGGGTGTGGTACTTGCCCGGCGCATCCACCCGGCCGTAGCTGTGGGCGCCGAAGAAGTCGCGCTGGGCCTGGGTCAGGGCGGCCGGCAGCCGTTCGGTCCGCAGCCCGTCGTAGTACGACAGCGCCGAGGCGAAGCCCGGGACGGGGATGCCCAGCTGTGTCGCGGTCACCACCACCCGGCGCCAGCAGTCGATGGCGTCCTCCACCGCGCTGCGGAAATACGGCGCGGCGAGCAGGCTCACCAACTCGGGATCGGTGTCGAACGCCTCTTTGATCCGGTTGAGGAACTTGGCGCGGATGATGCAGCCGCCTCGCCAGATCGTGGCGAGGTCGCCGGGCGCGACGTTCCAGCCGTACTCGGCGCTGCCGGCCTGAATCTGGTTGAAGCCCTGCGCATAAGCGACGATCTTGGAGGCGTAGAGAGCCTGACGGACGTCTTCGGTGAACTGAGCCGCGTCCGACGGGCGCGCGCCCAGGGTGCCGGCGGCCAGGCCCACCGCGGCGCGGCGCTGGGCGACCGAGCCAGACAGCGCCCGGGCGAACACCGCCTCGGCGATGCCGGTGACGGGCACTCCCAGGTCCAAAGCGGACTTCACCGTCCAGCGCCCGGTGCCCTTCTGCTCGGCCTCGTCGACAATGACATCCACCAACGGCTTACCGGTCTTGGCGTCCACCTGCCGCAGCACCTCGGCGGTGATCTCCACCAGGTAGCTGTCCAAATCGCCGGCGTTCCAGTCGGTGAACACCTCGGCGATCTGCGGTGCGGAAAGCCCGAGACCGTCGCGCAGCAGCTGGTAGGCCTCGCCGATCAGCTGCATGTCGGAGTATTCGATGCCGTTGTGCACCATCTTCACGAAGTGTCCGGCGCCGTCGGGCCCGATGTGGGTGCAGCAGGGCACCCCGTCGACGTGGGCGGAGATCTCCTCCAGCAGCGGGCCCAGCGACTCGTAGGACTCCTTGGGGCCGCCCGGCATGATCGACGGTCCGTTCAGCGCGCCCTCCTCGCCGCCGGAGATACCGGCCCCGACGAAGTGCAGGCCGCGCGCGGCCATCGCCTTCTCCCGCCGGATGGTGTCGGTGTAGAGCGCGTTGCCGCCGTCGATGATGATGTCGCCGGGCTCCATGGCGTCGGCGAGCTCGTTGATAACCGCGTCGGTGGCGTCGCCGGCCTTGACCATGATCAGCACACGGCGGGGCTTCTCAAGGGCGGCAAGGAATTCCGGAATCGTCTCGCTGCGGACGAAGTTGCCCTCGGACCCGTGGGCCCCCAGCAGGGCGTCGGTTTTGGCGACCGAACGGTTGTGCAGTGCCACGGTGTAGCCGTGCCGGGCGAAGTTGCGCGCGATGTTGGATCCCATGACGGCCAGTCCGGTCACGCCGATCTGGGCGGTGCCGACAACGTCCGACGCGCTCATATGTTCGCCTTTCGGTGGTTGGTGAATGCGATGCCCGGTTTTCGGGGCGGCGCGGGTTACCCCACGATCAGTCGGTGCAGCTCGGTCAGCCACGGTACCGCCAGGGCCGCCGTGGGCACCGTCAGCACCCCTGCTGCGGCCGAATAGGCGGCAGCGGCCAGGGCCGGACTGTTGCCTCGCCCCGACAACCGTTGGACCCGCAACACCGTGTTGGTGCCCCCGGCCGCCAGTGCGCCGGCCGGGACGTTGGCCGACGCACAGGTCACCAGGGCCCGGGCCAGGGGAGGAGCGCCCGCCACCCGAACGGCGGCGTCGTCGGCCAGCAGTTCGATCAGCAACCGCACCGCGTCCAGCGCGCTGCCGCTGCGGACGAACCGGGGAAAGGCGGTGTGCACGGCGGTGAATGCCTCGAGCACCAGGTCGTGCCGGGCACGCAGGTGTGCCCGCTCGTGGCAGAGCAGGGCGGCTAACTCGGTGTCGGTGAGCACTTCGAGCGTGCCCGAACTGAGCACCACCCGGCTGCGCACTCCGGGCAGGCAATAGGCGAACGGCTGCACCACCTGCAGAATCCGCAGACCGCTGGTGCGCACCGCGGGCGGCCGGTCGGTGACGCCCACCAGGTCCACGAGCATGCGGTGGCGAGCGCGGCGCTGCCGGGTGCGGATGGCGACCCGCAGCACGGTCCAGGCCAGCCGCAGGCCCACCATCAGCGTCAGGGCGAAGACCGCGACGTAGAACGTCCACAGCGGCCACCCCAGGCGGTCCAGCGAGCCCAGGATCGTCGACGTGGGCCGGCTGTCCGGGCCCGGCATCAGCAGCCGGGTCGCGGTGGCCAGGCCCGCGCTGAAGGCCGACAGCACCGCGGCCAGGGCGACGGCCTGCCAGAGCACCAGTGCGGCCCGCGGGGCGCGTAGCGGCCAGTCAGCGCGCGCCAACAGGGCCGGAAACGGACCTATGAGCAACAGCGCGAGAAGGGAAAAGGCCAGCGCGGACACGCTGCCAGTCTCCCTCAGGAGGCGGGTCGGCCGCCACCGGGGAGGCGGCCGCGGTCCTTGGCCTCGAGTTCGTCGAGCGCCCGCCGCAGTGCCTGGGCTTCGTCCACGCCGACGCGCTCGACGAAATGCACCAGCGCGGCCCGGCGGTCGCCGGAGTCGGCAGCCTGATCGAGGGCTTCGACCATCAGGCCGGCGACCAGTTCGTCGCGGCCGCGGACCGGTGTGTAGCGGTGGGCGCGGTCGTCGCGGATCTGCGACACCAGATTCTTCTTGGCCAGCCGCTGCAGGACCGTCATCACGGTCGTATAGGCCAACTCGCGCTGTGCCGACAGCGCCTCATGGACCTCGCGCACCGTCTGGGACTCCGGCGACGACCACAGGTGGTCCATCACCGCTCGTTCCAAGTCCCCTAGATGGGTCTGCTTCGCCATGTCTGTTATCAACTCCCCGGGCAACGGAGCAAGCCTACCTTCAATTACTACCGCGTGTCGTATCCCAACCTGAGGGCCTGCTGGGAGCCGCCGGGAGGGGAACGGGCCGCCGGGGCGCCGTCGTGTACAACGATCACATGGCTCCCACCGGATTCCCGCCCACCTTCTCCGCGCCGTTCGACAGCGAGATCGGCCTGGTCTACACCGATGTCGGGCCGGACGGCGCGCGCGCCAGCCTGGAGCTGCAACCCAAACTGTGCCAGCCGGCGGGCATCGTGCACGGCGGTGTTTACTGCTCGATGATCGAAAGTGTGGCCAGTGTGTCCGCACACGCCTGGCTCAACCGCGATGGCGGTGAACCCATGGCTACGGTCGTCGGGGTCAACAACAACACCGACTTTCTCCGGGCGGTCTCCTCCGGGACGGTCTACGCCGCCTCGACTCCGATTCATCGCGGCCGGCGTCAGCAGCTGTGGCTGGTGACGATCACCGACGCCGACGACCGGGTGGTCGCGCGCGGTCAGGTCCGGTTGCAGAACCTGCCGAGCTAAGCCGGCTGAGCCGATGGCGCCGGCCCGGTTCGCCCGGCTCCGCCGCGCTTGCGACCACCGCTGAGCCGATGGCGCCGGCCCGCTTCGCCCGGCTCCGCCGCGCTTGCGACCACCGCGGCTAGCTGACCGCGCGTTCGGTGCCGCGTTGCGCCTCAGCCGCCAGCACTTCCAGCTGCTCGAGGCGCGTGCGGGCGAAGGCCTGCTGCTCGGTGATGGTGAGCTGGCCCCGGCGGGTGCTCAGGAATGTGACATTCCAGGACAGCAGGGT
It encodes:
- a CDS encoding GuaB1 family IMP dehydrogenase-related protein, with amino-acid sequence MRFASGYDPSHDLTFNDVFIVPNRSSVDSRLDVDLSTRDGSGTTIPVVVANMTAVAGRRMAETVARRGGIVVLPQDLPLDAAGHTVAFVKSRDLVADTPVVLSPDDSVANAMALIPKRAHGVAVVVVDGRPTGLVTKACCEGVDRFTRVRDVAVSDLVETPVGTDARTVFDLLEHAPVGVAVLTRADGTLAGVVTRTGAIRTGIYTPATDAAGRLRVAAAVGITGDVAARAAALLSAGVDLLVIDTAHGHQEKAMQAIRAVAALKPAVPLVAGNVVSAQGTRDLIAAGADIVKVGVGPGAMCTTRMMTGVGRPQFSAVVECAAAASELGAHVWADGGVRHPRDVALALAAGASNVMIGSWFAGTYESPGELMFDRDGMPYKESYGMASKRAVAARTVADSAFDRARKALFEEGISTSRMAVDPERGGVEDLLDHITSGLRSTCTYVGAANLAELHERVVLGVQSAAGFAEGHPLPFGW
- a CDS encoding alpha/beta fold hydrolase, whose amino-acid sequence is MTAMRNTALPAGVREWQDGGRWMTGAAGRVFVRSGEGDGPTVLLLHGFPSSSYDYRAMVQRLAGRSWLTMDFLGFGLSDKPRPHRYSLFEQADLVEQVVASNTTGPVVLLGHDMGTSVTTELLARDIDGTLSFDLRRAVLANGSVILERASLRPSQRLLRSPIGAIAALLPNQRGFVRGFGRLFSPDHPLSAEEGAAQWALLAHNGGNRIMHLLSAYLNERVRYAQRWHGAVRDWPKPLGFVWGLRDPVATTNVLDGLRELRPAAEVVELPGLGHYPQIEDPQAFTEAVLRLLVQPA
- a CDS encoding PaaI family thioesterase, giving the protein MAPTGFPPTFSAPFDSEIGLVYTDVGPDGARASLELQPKLCQPAGIVHGGVYCSMIESVASVSAHAWLNRDGGEPMATVVGVNNNTDFLRAVSSGTVYAASTPIHRGRRQQLWLVTITDADDRVVARGQVRLQNLPS
- the gndA gene encoding NADP-dependent phosphogluconate dehydrogenase; this encodes MSASDVVGTAQIGVTGLAVMGSNIARNFARHGYTVALHNRSVAKTDALLGAHGSEGNFVRSETIPEFLAALEKPRRVLIMVKAGDATDAVINELADAMEPGDIIIDGGNALYTDTIRREKAMAARGLHFVGAGISGGEEGALNGPSIMPGGPKESYESLGPLLEEISAHVDGVPCCTHIGPDGAGHFVKMVHNGIEYSDMQLIGEAYQLLRDGLGLSAPQIAEVFTDWNAGDLDSYLVEITAEVLRQVDAKTGKPLVDVIVDEAEQKGTGRWTVKSALDLGVPVTGIAEAVFARALSGSVAQRRAAVGLAAGTLGARPSDAAQFTEDVRQALYASKIVAYAQGFNQIQAGSAEYGWNVAPGDLATIWRGGCIIRAKFLNRIKEAFDTDPELVSLLAAPYFRSAVEDAIDCWRRVVVTATQLGIPVPGFASALSYYDGLRTERLPAALTQAQRDFFGAHSYGRVDAPGKYHTLWSGDRSEVPV
- a CDS encoding M56 family metallopeptidase, producing the protein MSALAFSLLALLLIGPFPALLARADWPLRAPRAALVLWQAVALAAVLSAFSAGLATATRLLMPGPDSRPTSTILGSLDRLGWPLWTFYVAVFALTLMVGLRLAWTVLRVAIRTRQRRARHRMLVDLVGVTDRPPAVRTSGLRILQVVQPFAYCLPGVRSRVVLSSGTLEVLTDTELAALLCHERAHLRARHDLVLEAFTAVHTAFPRFVRSGSALDAVRLLIELLADDAAVRVAGAPPLARALVTCASANVPAGALAAGGTNTVLRVQRLSGRGNSPALAAAAYSAAAGVLTVPTAALAVPWLTELHRLIVG
- a CDS encoding BlaI/MecI/CopY family transcriptional regulator, which encodes MAKQTHLGDLERAVMDHLWSSPESQTVREVHEALSAQRELAYTTVMTVLQRLAKKNLVSQIRDDRAHRYTPVRGRDELVAGLMVEALDQAADSGDRRAALVHFVERVGVDEAQALRRALDELEAKDRGRLPGGGRPAS